The Rickettsiales bacterium region ATCAGATAGTGAAGAATAGATAATAGTTGTCTATGATAGAAGAGAGAGGGTCTTAGGGCTTTCTCTCTTTTTTGTTTTATAAAAACATTAGAGGTTTTTTATCGATATTATATTAAGAGACAGAGAATTAAAGTTTAATTTATATTAATGGTAATGAGAGTTATTTCAACTGCTTTCTTCAACCCAGAGTTTTAATAACTTTCCTTCTTCTTCAATATTTATGACCGCATGGATGCGCAACTCACGCTCTTCATAAAGAATACGCCAATCCGACTCGATATCATCGCGATAGCGCAAATAGACAAAATGGGTCACCGCCTCACGCAGACCCTCATGCCGGCTTTCTTCACGCCCTGAACGGGGTCGAATATCAGCCCATACTTCATCGATTAGCACCCATGTTGCGAGCGTATCTTCCACATCGCCATCGACACGAAGAAAGAGCTTAATTTCAGCCAAAGTAAGCGGCTCAGACGCTGGCGGGGTTACCAACACCGCCCGTCGAGGGGGATAATTTGTCATAAGAGTCTCCAGAGTAGTTTTTCACCCCCACTCGCCCTACTGGGTTCGCAATGGGCAACAGTTTGCTTGCGGATAGTTTTAGATTCGTTCGGCATATCCGTGGGCGATGAGATAATGGCCGCAATAGCGGCTCACCTCATAGACCTGCCCTTTACGCAACAAGCACAGGCGCACGCCTTGCGGCGACATCCAACGAGTGCTTCGCATTTTGATATTCATAAGATTATTTCATTGCCTGCACGCGCCCTAGTGGGTTCGCGATGGGCGACACTTCATTTGCTCAGGGCCGGCTCGTCTACTGACTCGCTCCTGACCCTAAAATTTTACTCTTTATAGGTGATAATTAAACGCGACCTTTTTGCGCTTCAAGTTCTTGCAACTTCGCCTCGGCAGCTTTTTCTTTTTCTAGCACATCAAGCTCACGGAACGTCGCGCTCAAACCGGCAGCAAAACCAACGAAATCAGGTAAATTCACATTCACGATTGAAAAGGCAAACGACTTGCCTATTTCATCGCGACGTTTTTCGTTTCCTGCTTTAACGGGCCATTTATTAATGAGACCTTTAATTCCCATACGCGCATCGCGCGCTTGCCTCGCAAATACCATAGGAATACCAATCATAGCGCCAATACCAGCAACCGAATCAATCATTTGTGTTTTGAATACCTTGTCCCCGCCCAAGTTAATGTCCAATCGTTCATCCATCAAATTACGCACCGCAATGGTGGAAAGGATATTCGTTAAGCCCATCGCAATAAACTGCGTCAAAGTGCCTGCTTGAATTGAATGCTTACTGGTATTATTTTTCTTTTCCGCCTTCATTAACTTGCCATTTTTATTGTATTCAATACCGCTATAGCGCTTCGTATTTTGATAATCATCATAATCCATAAAGCCCTTCCAAGCCCTGGCACGCAAGTAATTAGGCCCTTTCTCAGGAGCGCCTCCCGTATAGTTTTTCGCACTATTATTAAACACTTTGACCATAGACTTTTCCCAGTTTTTTACGGTTTTAGGCTTATGGTTTTTGAACCAATAACCCGCCACAGCCGTCAAACACATACTGACAACTTGCGCCGTGCCTGCTGCAAACACAACACGGCCTTTTTTCGATTTCGGAGCGATCTTTTCTAAAAATGTTTTAGGCTTCGTGTCTTCTTCCGACGGCTCGACAACATGATTCACGGCCCAGTCGCTTTTCGCCACTTTGCTCGTGAATTTCTTTTCTGTTTCTAAGTCTGTCGTCATTTACACATAATACTCCACCCTTATTGTACCTAAATAAGGATGTGAGCAGTGTTAAGGTTTTATGACAGTTACCCACGCAAACAAGACCAACAAGCCATTTCAGGCTTCATATCAAGAGAGCAGGCCCCGCAAGGAAACATCATCTTTCGCGAGCCCGGCAGACCGAGCAGCGACAATTATCAATTAACCTTCGTCTGGAGATTCAATGCTACCAGCAATGGTTCCTGCACTATCTTTGTCAGGAATATCAATCATTTGCTCATGATTGAAGCCATATTCATCTTCCATTTTCTTACGAACTTCAGCGGAAGGTTCTCCTTCGCCTGATTCAATGATCACACCGTGATCCTCTGGATAGAACATGCCGCTCTCTTGAGCTGCCATAAATTCTTCCAATTTATCCGCACGTACAGCTACATAGGCGTAGATGCCATTTCCATCCGGGCTTTCACCACGAACCAATAATATGCAAACCGTTTTTTCGGTTACTTCCTCTTGTGAGGGCGAAGATTCAGCCACGTACACTCTCCTAATAAGTCATAATAGTTAACCATTAAGATAACTTATCCACAGGACGGGTCAAGTGACAAGGCTATTACAACGCAACTAAGCGGAGAAATAGGGCAGATAGTGCCCTATTTCCCTCAGAGAGCGTAATCCGTTTATGCCGCCAATTTCAGCAATTTAAGTGCATCAAAGTTCACGACATCACCGCCCACACGCTTTGTTGTGTAGAATTTCACGAAAGGTTTATCGGTAAATGGGTCGCGCAACGTGCGAATACCAATACGATCGACAATTGTGTATGCGCGGCTGAAATCGCCAATCGCAACCGATAGGCTATCAGTTGCCGCCACCGGCATATCGGTCGCCTGACGCACCGGAACCCCCAACAGCGTATCATCCGCACCGGCAATCAGACCGGGCTGCCATAGATATTGCTCAGATGTCGCATCCTTGAGCAACCGCGCCGCTTGCACGACTGTACGATTCATCAAGAACGTCGCACGGGTCGCATAATCTTCCTGCAAGCTATAATAGAGCTTCACAAGAGCATCCGCCGTTAATGCGCCATCAATGCCAGAATCGATCTGCTCAATCTGCCCCAGCTTGTCCCGGCGGCGTAAGAGAGGATACCCGTTGGCTGCCCCACCCCATCACCGCTGATGAAGGCCGAGTTTTCAAGACGGGTGAAGACCTCCGATACTTTATCCGAAAGCCATAGCTCAATATCAATCGCCGAGTCATCGACCAGCTTTTGCGTCGCTTTTGGCTGCGCATAGAGCTCATGCACGGGGATTGTTTTCTTGGCCACTTGCGGCGTATTGGTATCTGAAACTGCACCAGTTTCGGTCGTCCAACCAGCCGCTGCTTCATCGTAATCCTGTACGATTTCGAGTGCATCGGTCGAGATTTTCTCTACATTTACCAACCCACGCATCGGTGAGAACTCGTGAATCGCTTTGACGATATTTTCAGCCATGGCAGGCGTTACGGTGTACCCGCCATCCGCATCCGACCCGACAGAGAGCGCTTTACTCTCTAGAGTTTCGAGGCCGGCATCCATGCCTTTGCGCAAATAAGTCGTAAACGCTTTCTTATACTGACCGGCGTAAGGGGTATCCACCTTATAGGCATCGCCCGCAACCGCAGGACGGTTCACCGCCGTTTCCAACGCATGCATACGTGACTTATGGTGATCCAATGCATGGTTAATTTTCGTCAGATGTTCTTGGTAAAGCGGATCGGCGTTGCCTTTACGCTCGACCTCGTCGAGACGTTGATTATTCACCTGCTTAAACTGCTCCCATGCAGTGCCAAGCTGGCTCACTTGTTCCGTAATATGGTTTAAAGTCATAGGGGTACTCCTAAGTTGAGGGTTATTTAATTGCGCCCTAGCGCGGCGATGGCCGCTTCGACGGGCTATTGGTTGCGCCAATGCTCATAGCTGGCTCGTCTACTAACTCGCTCTATGCTTCATGAAAAACAGAAGTTAAATGAGAGTCTGCATTGCCCTTGAAAGCACATCACTCAACGCCACCATTTGGCTTGGCGGCAGGGGACGACTGTCTTTAACGACGGTAATACTGGCCTCCTCATTCGCGGGAAAGGTCACGAGGCTTACTTCGAACAAATCCACTTTTAACAAATGACGCACGCCGGTTTCAGGGTCGATACGGTAGCTCACCGGGCGATAGCCGATACTTAAGCCTTCCAGCACCCCCGCTTTCACGAGATCATACGCCTCACGTCCGCGCTGCACAGAAAGCAGCAAGCGCCCTTCTATATAAAGACCATTATCATCTTCAAATAAACGCTCGACATGGCCAATCGGCTCTTGCATTTGATGCTGCCAAAGCAGCTTAATTTCGCTTACCGGCTTATCGCGTAGCGTCGCTAAGAATGCGCCACGTTCGACCCTATCCTGCTGGTTATCAACCATCCCAAACACGCTAGCATAGCCGGCAAAGCGGCCCTGTTCATCAAGTGATTTAAGCTCGATCGGTGCGGTAATGTGCTTCATATTCATAAGACCTCTCAATTATGACAATTGCGTGACAATCACCCGCAAGCAATTGCTCTCTCTAGATTTCTGCTATCTTTGCGTCGATTTTTGTATTTACTTTTTATACAATACGCATCCTTTTTAGGACGCCCCCGATTTTTTTCACCTATTTCACATCCCTCACAACAAAGAGGGAAACATTATGAATATCGAAAAAACAATAGCCATTCTGTTGTTCATGATCAGCGCAGCACTATTAATTAATGGGTTATCTGCCATTGACCCCCAAGTTTACCTTGGACTTGGAGTTATTCTGTTAGGATTTTTATGGAAAACAGAACCCGTGATTAAAATAGCGATTTGTATAATAGGAATCTCCTTGCTTGCGTCACAAAGCATCCAAGGAGAATGGCAATTTGAGACTAACAAGATCATTTCAACTTTAGTTGGAATACTGTTAGGCTTAATTGCGCTTACCCTATG contains the following coding sequences:
- a CDS encoding phage head closure protein — protein: MTNYPPRRAVLVTPPASEPLTLAEIKLFLRVDGDVEDTLATWVLIDEVWADIRPRSGREESRHEGLREAVTHFVYLRYRDDIESDWRILYEERELRIHAVINIEEEGKLLKLWVEESS
- a CDS encoding phage major capsid protein is translated as MKLYYSLQEDYATRATFLMNRTVVQAARLLKDATSEQYLWQPGLIAGADDTLLGVPVRQATDMPVAATDSLSVAIGDFSRAYTIVDRIGIRTLRDPFTDKPFVKFYTTKRVGGDVVNFDALKLLKLAA
- a CDS encoding phage major capsid protein produces the protein MTLNHITEQVSQLGTAWEQFKQVNNQRLDEVERKGNADPLYQEHLTKINHALDHHKSRMHALETAVNRPAVAGDAYKVDTPYAGQYKKAFTTYLRKGMDAGLETLESKALSVGSDADGGYTVTPAMAENIVKAIHEFSPMRGLVNVEKISTDALEIVQDYDEAAAGWTTETGAVSDTNTPQVAKKTIPVHELYAQPKATQKLVDDSAIDIELWLSDKVSEVFTRLENSAFISGDGVGQPTGILSYAAGTSWGRLSRSILALMAH
- a CDS encoding HK97 family phage prohead protease translates to MNMKHITAPIELKSLDEQGRFAGYASVFGMVDNQQDRVERGAFLATLRDKPVSEIKLLWQHQMQEPIGHVERLFEDDNGLYIEGRLLLSVQRGREAYDLVKAGVLEGLSIGYRPVSYRIDPETGVRHLLKVDLFEVSLVTFPANEEASITVVKDSRPLPPSQMVALSDVLSRAMQTLI